One genomic segment of Alosa sapidissima isolate fAloSap1 chromosome 13, fAloSap1.pri, whole genome shotgun sequence includes these proteins:
- the cast gene encoding calpastatin isoform X7, with translation MSQTKPATAIPAAQVAVKPAQYENAPASTPKPTGTQAGTKAAGGATVMAPASGGASAAGGATTHKGSPKSTTETSTPAKVAPSPTATTKSKTTPAQETLKSTPITSSTSQSAKADASAAAKPAAKGGVSADTKGAKPSGTKVQREVGPPKAHASAPEKRAPAAKPDVKPKEVTKPLSTDEALDSLSAGFMHSAPPAPQKKKETKVEDLAAIDALSAGFSNFAPPPPASTKSPAPPADKKAKKEKAGGDFSLMGALSSPPPDAKPKTDEGGSMSLDALSALGDTLAAAEPVPEPPKLRPEDIVSEAKLKSEKGVRVGEREDSLPPEYRFKEKDLKKYPAPKPEPSMDPTAALDILSGDFTSSSAAPAVHAPVITPSAPPQPAKVDDFSLDALAEDFAAPAVAPAPQMIACDFGLVAPAVAPAKISAPAPPPPATKAPAVPAFDEGGSMSLDALSALGDTLAAAEPVPEPPKLRPEDIVSEAKLKSEKGVRVGEREDSLPPEYRFKEKDLKKYPAPKPEPSMDPTAALDILSGDFTSSSAAPAVHAPVITPSAPPQPAKVDDFSLDALAEDFAAPAVAPPPRMIACDFGLVAPAVAPAAVQSSVCSAAERQLSSGTCDALDALSDTLMDTTPVPQPAPVPVKNIVKEKTIEAERLIKMGERDDSLPPEFRPSEEDLKALPQVQPDVRPKQKSMDDSTALDLLSSDFSTCPVAPAPPAAVFTVPVEAPAAPAPAPVLDALADTLIPKAVTEVKPKEQKPKVSQEGTHTTSESKSGKSKSKSKKPATEDSSALDMLSDQLTSDVVPTKKGGKS, from the exons ATG tctCAGACCAAACCGGCCACCGCAATCCCAGCAGCACAGGTTGCTGTGAAGCCTGCGCAGTATGAG AATGCCCCTGCCTCCACCCCGAAGCCTACGGGCACCCAGGCAGGCACAAAGGCAGCAGGTGGCGCGACCGTTATGGCCCCTGCCTCAGGAGGAGCCAGTGCAGCAGGTGGCGCTACCACACACAAAGGCTCACCCAAATCCACCACAGAG ACCAGCACTCCCGCCAAAGTAGCCCCCAGCCCCACAGCGACCACAAAATCCAAGACGACCCCAGCTCAAGAGACTCTCAAG AGTACACCCATCACTTCGAGCACGTCCCAGTCAGCTAAGGCAGATGCCTCTGCAGCAGCCAAGCCTGCTGCTAAGGGTGGTGTGTCTGCGGACACTAAGGGTGCCAAGCCATCAGGCACTAAG GTACAGAGGGAGGTAGGCCCTCCGAAAGCCCACGCCAGTGCTCCG GAGAAGAGGGCCCCAGCTGCCAAACCAGACGTGAAGCCCAAGGAGGTGACG aaacCTCTGAGCACAGATGAGGCGTTGGATTCACTGTCTGCAGGCTTCATGCACTCTGCTCCCCCAGCCCcacagaagaagaaggagaca AAAGTCGAGGATTTAGCAGCCATTGATGCCTTGTCAGCTGGCTTCTCAAACTTTGCACCACCACCTCCTGCTTCCACAAAg TCCCCTGCACCTCCTGCTGATAAGAAGGCTAAAAAGGAGAAG gCTGGTGGTGATTTCTCCCTGATGGGAGCACTGAGCTCTCCACCTCCCGATGCTAAACCAAAGACTGATGAG GGCGGCTCCATGTCTCTGGATGCCCTCAGTGCTCTAGGAGACACTCTGGCTGCAGCGGAGCCCGTACCAGAGCCCCCCAAACTCAGACCCGAGGACATCGTTTCG gAGGCCAAGCTGAAGTCTGAGAAGGGTGTGAGAGTAGGTGAGAGAGAAGACTCCCTCCCCCCTGAGTATCGCTTTAAAGAGAAGGACCTCAAAAAATACCCAGCCCCTAAACccgag CCCTCCATGGACCCGACTGCAGCCCTGGACATCCTGTCTGGTGACTTCACGTCCTCCAGTGCTGCCCCTGCTGTCCACGCCCCCGTCATCACCCCCTCTGCACCCCCACAACCG GCTAAAGTAGACGACTTCTCTTTGGATGCCCTGGCAGAAGACTTTGCAGCTCCCGCCGTTGCCCCTGCACCACAAATG ATCGCATGTGACTTTGGACTGGTCGCTCCTGCTGTAGCTCCTGCCAAG ATCTCTGCCCcagcccctcctcctcctgccaccAAGGCCCCAGCAGTGCCTGCCTTTGATGAG GGCGGCTCCATGTCTCTGGATGCCCTCAGTGCTCTAGGAGACACTCTGGCTGCAGCGGAGCCCGTACCAGAGCCCCCCAAACTCCGACCCGAGGACATCGTTTCG gAGGCCAAGCTGAAGTCTGAGAAGGGTGTGAGAGTAGGTGAGAGAGAAGACTCCCTCCCCCCTGAGTATCGCTTTAAAGAGAAGGACCTCAAAAAATACCCAGCCCCTAAACccgag CCCTCCATGGACCCGACTGCAGCCCTGGACATCCTGTCTGGTGACTTCACGTCCTCCAGTGCTGCCCCTGCTGTCCACGCCCCCGTCATCACCCCCTCAGCACCCCCACAACCG GCTAAAGTAGACGACTTCTCTTTGGATGCCCTGGCAGAAGACTTTGCAGCTCCCGCCGTTGCCCCTCCACCACGAATG ATTGCATGTGACTTTGGACTGGTCGCCCCTGCTGTAGCACCTGCAGCCGTTCAGTCCTCAGTGTGTTCAGCAGCTGAAAGACag ttgtcaTCGGGGACGTGCGATGCCCTTGATGCTCTCTCAGACACATTAATGGACACAACCCCAGTTCCCCAGCCCGCCCCTGTCCCAGTCAAAAACATCGTCAAG GAGAAGACCATCGAGGCGGAGAGACTCAtcaagatgggagagagagatgacagccTGCCCCCTGAGTTTAGGCCAAGCGAGGAGGACCTGAAG gcACTACCACAAGTTCAGCCAGACGTCAGACCCAAACAG AAGTCCATGGATGACTCCACGGCTCTTGACCTCCTGTCCAGTGATTTCTCCACCTGTCCTGTTGCACCTGCACCTCCTGCTGCTGTCTTCACAGTCCCTGTGGAGGCTCCTgct gcgccagctccagctccagtgcTAGATGCTCTGGCAGACACTCTGATCCCAAAGGCGGTCACAGAGGTCAAACCCAAAGAGCAGAAGCCAAAGGTCAGCCAGgagggcacacacaccacatctgaG TCAAAGAGTGGAAAATCAAAGTCCAAATCAAAG AAACCAGCAACAGAAGACTCGTCGGCTCTAGATATGTTATCTGACCAGCTGACCTCTGACGTAGTGCCCACAAAGAAGGGAGGCAAGAGTTAG
- the cast gene encoding calpastatin isoform X15 has translation MPHRKRGHGRKKPRGKGEGSLPGVDRQTSTSHTSHKTASGSQSQTKPATAIPAAQVAVKPAQYEVQREVGPPKAHASAPAVDIDPLDALAGTLPSESLGPTAPVYTGPEVKEPGMTSEKGVLCGERDDTLPPGYRKEDLEKRAPAAKPDVKPKEVTKPLSTDEALDSLSAGFMHSAPPAPQKKKETKVEDLAAIDALSAGFSNFAPPPPASTKSPAPPADKKAKKEKAGGDFSLMGALSSPPPDAKPKTDEGGSMSLDALSALGDTLAAAEPVPEPPKLRPEDIVSEAKLKSEKGVRVGEREDSLPPEYRFKEKDLKKYPAPKPEPSMDPTAALDILSGDFTSSSAAPAVHAPVITPSAPPQPAKVDDFSLDALAEDFAAPAVAPAPQMIACDFGLVAPAVAPAKISAPAPPPPATKAPAVPAFDEGGSMSLDALSALGDTLAAAEPVPEPPKLRPEDIVSEAKLKSEKGVRVGEREDSLPPEYRFKEKDLKKYPAPKPEPSMDPTAALDILSGDFTSSSAAPAVHAPVITPSAPPQPAKVDDFSLDALAEDFAAPAVAPPPRMIACDFGLVAPAVAPAAVQSSVCSAAERQLSSGTCDALDALSDTLMDTTPVPQPAPVPVKNIVKEKTIEAERLIKMGERDDSLPPEFRPSEEDLKALPQVQPDVRPKQKSMDDSTALDLLSSDFSTCPVAPAPPAAVFTVPVEAPAAPAPAPVLDALADTLIPKAVTEVKPKEQKPKVSQEGTHTTSESKSGKSKSKSKKPATEDSSALDMLSDQLTSDVVPTKKGGKS, from the exons tctCAGACCAAACCGGCCACCGCAATCCCAGCAGCACAGGTTGCTGTGAAGCCTGCGCAGTATGAG GTACAGAGGGAGGTAGGCCCTCCGAAAGCCCACGCCAGTGCTCCG GCTGTTGATATTGATCCCTTAGATGCCCTGGCCGGCACGTTGCCCTCAGAGTCTTTGGGGCCCACAGCTCCCGTATATACAGGGCCAGAAGTCAAAgag cctggAATGACATCAGAGAAGGGTGTATTATGTGGGGAGAGAGATGACACACTTCCACCTGGCTACAGAAAGGAGGACCTG GAGAAGAGGGCCCCAGCTGCCAAACCAGACGTGAAGCCCAAGGAGGTGACG aaacCTCTGAGCACAGATGAGGCGTTGGATTCACTGTCTGCAGGCTTCATGCACTCTGCTCCCCCAGCCCcacagaagaagaaggagaca AAAGTCGAGGATTTAGCAGCCATTGATGCCTTGTCAGCTGGCTTCTCAAACTTTGCACCACCACCTCCTGCTTCCACAAAg TCCCCTGCACCTCCTGCTGATAAGAAGGCTAAAAAGGAGAAG gCTGGTGGTGATTTCTCCCTGATGGGAGCACTGAGCTCTCCACCTCCCGATGCTAAACCAAAGACTGATGAG GGCGGCTCCATGTCTCTGGATGCCCTCAGTGCTCTAGGAGACACTCTGGCTGCAGCGGAGCCCGTACCAGAGCCCCCCAAACTCAGACCCGAGGACATCGTTTCG gAGGCCAAGCTGAAGTCTGAGAAGGGTGTGAGAGTAGGTGAGAGAGAAGACTCCCTCCCCCCTGAGTATCGCTTTAAAGAGAAGGACCTCAAAAAATACCCAGCCCCTAAACccgag CCCTCCATGGACCCGACTGCAGCCCTGGACATCCTGTCTGGTGACTTCACGTCCTCCAGTGCTGCCCCTGCTGTCCACGCCCCCGTCATCACCCCCTCTGCACCCCCACAACCG GCTAAAGTAGACGACTTCTCTTTGGATGCCCTGGCAGAAGACTTTGCAGCTCCCGCCGTTGCCCCTGCACCACAAATG ATCGCATGTGACTTTGGACTGGTCGCTCCTGCTGTAGCTCCTGCCAAG ATCTCTGCCCcagcccctcctcctcctgccaccAAGGCCCCAGCAGTGCCTGCCTTTGATGAG GGCGGCTCCATGTCTCTGGATGCCCTCAGTGCTCTAGGAGACACTCTGGCTGCAGCGGAGCCCGTACCAGAGCCCCCCAAACTCCGACCCGAGGACATCGTTTCG gAGGCCAAGCTGAAGTCTGAGAAGGGTGTGAGAGTAGGTGAGAGAGAAGACTCCCTCCCCCCTGAGTATCGCTTTAAAGAGAAGGACCTCAAAAAATACCCAGCCCCTAAACccgag CCCTCCATGGACCCGACTGCAGCCCTGGACATCCTGTCTGGTGACTTCACGTCCTCCAGTGCTGCCCCTGCTGTCCACGCCCCCGTCATCACCCCCTCAGCACCCCCACAACCG GCTAAAGTAGACGACTTCTCTTTGGATGCCCTGGCAGAAGACTTTGCAGCTCCCGCCGTTGCCCCTCCACCACGAATG ATTGCATGTGACTTTGGACTGGTCGCCCCTGCTGTAGCACCTGCAGCCGTTCAGTCCTCAGTGTGTTCAGCAGCTGAAAGACag ttgtcaTCGGGGACGTGCGATGCCCTTGATGCTCTCTCAGACACATTAATGGACACAACCCCAGTTCCCCAGCCCGCCCCTGTCCCAGTCAAAAACATCGTCAAG GAGAAGACCATCGAGGCGGAGAGACTCAtcaagatgggagagagagatgacagccTGCCCCCTGAGTTTAGGCCAAGCGAGGAGGACCTGAAG gcACTACCACAAGTTCAGCCAGACGTCAGACCCAAACAG AAGTCCATGGATGACTCCACGGCTCTTGACCTCCTGTCCAGTGATTTCTCCACCTGTCCTGTTGCACCTGCACCTCCTGCTGCTGTCTTCACAGTCCCTGTGGAGGCTCCTgct gcgccagctccagctccagtgcTAGATGCTCTGGCAGACACTCTGATCCCAAAGGCGGTCACAGAGGTCAAACCCAAAGAGCAGAAGCCAAAGGTCAGCCAGgagggcacacacaccacatctgaG TCAAAGAGTGGAAAATCAAAGTCCAAATCAAAG AAACCAGCAACAGAAGACTCGTCGGCTCTAGATATGTTATCTGACCAGCTGACCTCTGACGTAGTGCCCACAAAGAAGGGAGGCAAGAGTTAG
- the cast gene encoding calpastatin isoform X5: MSQTKPATAIPAAQVAVKPAQYENAPASTPKPTGTQAGTKAAGGATVMAPASGGASAAGGATTHKGSPKSTTETSTPAKVAPSPTATTKSKTTPAQETLKVQREVGPPKAHASAPAVDIDPLDALAGTLPSESLGPTAPVYTGPEVKEPGMTSEKGVLCGERDDTLPPGYRKEDLEKRAPAAKPDVKPKEVTKPLSTDEALDSLSAGFMHSAPPAPQKKKETKVEDLAAIDALSAGFSNFAPPPPASTKSPAPPADKKAKKEKAGGDFSLMGALSSPPPDAKPKTDEGGSMSLDALSALGDTLAAAEPVPEPPKLRPEDIVSEAKLKSEKGVRVGEREDSLPPEYRFKEKDLKKYPAPKPEPSMDPTAALDILSGDFTSSSAAPAVHAPVITPSAPPQPAKVDDFSLDALAEDFAAPAVAPAPQMIACDFGLVAPAVAPAKISAPAPPPPATKAPAVPAFDEGGSMSLDALSALGDTLAAAEPVPEPPKLRPEDIVSEAKLKSEKGVRVGEREDSLPPEYRFKEKDLKKYPAPKPEPSMDPTAALDILSGDFTSSSAAPAVHAPVITPSAPPQPAKVDDFSLDALAEDFAAPAVAPPPRMIACDFGLVAPAVAPAAVQSSVCSAAERQLSSGTCDALDALSDTLMDTTPVPQPAPVPVKNIVKEKTIEAERLIKMGERDDSLPPEFRPSEEDLKALPQVQPDVRPKQKSMDDSTALDLLSSDFSTCPVAPAPPAAVFTVPVEAPAAPAPAPVLDALADTLIPKAVTEVKPKEQKPKVSQEGTHTTSESKSGKSKSKSKKPATEDSSALDMLSDQLTSDVVPTKKGGKS, from the exons ATG tctCAGACCAAACCGGCCACCGCAATCCCAGCAGCACAGGTTGCTGTGAAGCCTGCGCAGTATGAG AATGCCCCTGCCTCCACCCCGAAGCCTACGGGCACCCAGGCAGGCACAAAGGCAGCAGGTGGCGCGACCGTTATGGCCCCTGCCTCAGGAGGAGCCAGTGCAGCAGGTGGCGCTACCACACACAAAGGCTCACCCAAATCCACCACAGAG ACCAGCACTCCCGCCAAAGTAGCCCCCAGCCCCACAGCGACCACAAAATCCAAGACGACCCCAGCTCAAGAGACTCTCAAG GTACAGAGGGAGGTAGGCCCTCCGAAAGCCCACGCCAGTGCTCCG GCTGTTGATATTGATCCCTTAGATGCCCTGGCCGGCACGTTGCCCTCAGAGTCTTTGGGGCCCACAGCTCCCGTATATACAGGGCCAGAAGTCAAAgag cctggAATGACATCAGAGAAGGGTGTATTATGTGGGGAGAGAGATGACACACTTCCACCTGGCTACAGAAAGGAGGACCTG GAGAAGAGGGCCCCAGCTGCCAAACCAGACGTGAAGCCCAAGGAGGTGACG aaacCTCTGAGCACAGATGAGGCGTTGGATTCACTGTCTGCAGGCTTCATGCACTCTGCTCCCCCAGCCCcacagaagaagaaggagaca AAAGTCGAGGATTTAGCAGCCATTGATGCCTTGTCAGCTGGCTTCTCAAACTTTGCACCACCACCTCCTGCTTCCACAAAg TCCCCTGCACCTCCTGCTGATAAGAAGGCTAAAAAGGAGAAG gCTGGTGGTGATTTCTCCCTGATGGGAGCACTGAGCTCTCCACCTCCCGATGCTAAACCAAAGACTGATGAG GGCGGCTCCATGTCTCTGGATGCCCTCAGTGCTCTAGGAGACACTCTGGCTGCAGCGGAGCCCGTACCAGAGCCCCCCAAACTCAGACCCGAGGACATCGTTTCG gAGGCCAAGCTGAAGTCTGAGAAGGGTGTGAGAGTAGGTGAGAGAGAAGACTCCCTCCCCCCTGAGTATCGCTTTAAAGAGAAGGACCTCAAAAAATACCCAGCCCCTAAACccgag CCCTCCATGGACCCGACTGCAGCCCTGGACATCCTGTCTGGTGACTTCACGTCCTCCAGTGCTGCCCCTGCTGTCCACGCCCCCGTCATCACCCCCTCTGCACCCCCACAACCG GCTAAAGTAGACGACTTCTCTTTGGATGCCCTGGCAGAAGACTTTGCAGCTCCCGCCGTTGCCCCTGCACCACAAATG ATCGCATGTGACTTTGGACTGGTCGCTCCTGCTGTAGCTCCTGCCAAG ATCTCTGCCCcagcccctcctcctcctgccaccAAGGCCCCAGCAGTGCCTGCCTTTGATGAG GGCGGCTCCATGTCTCTGGATGCCCTCAGTGCTCTAGGAGACACTCTGGCTGCAGCGGAGCCCGTACCAGAGCCCCCCAAACTCCGACCCGAGGACATCGTTTCG gAGGCCAAGCTGAAGTCTGAGAAGGGTGTGAGAGTAGGTGAGAGAGAAGACTCCCTCCCCCCTGAGTATCGCTTTAAAGAGAAGGACCTCAAAAAATACCCAGCCCCTAAACccgag CCCTCCATGGACCCGACTGCAGCCCTGGACATCCTGTCTGGTGACTTCACGTCCTCCAGTGCTGCCCCTGCTGTCCACGCCCCCGTCATCACCCCCTCAGCACCCCCACAACCG GCTAAAGTAGACGACTTCTCTTTGGATGCCCTGGCAGAAGACTTTGCAGCTCCCGCCGTTGCCCCTCCACCACGAATG ATTGCATGTGACTTTGGACTGGTCGCCCCTGCTGTAGCACCTGCAGCCGTTCAGTCCTCAGTGTGTTCAGCAGCTGAAAGACag ttgtcaTCGGGGACGTGCGATGCCCTTGATGCTCTCTCAGACACATTAATGGACACAACCCCAGTTCCCCAGCCCGCCCCTGTCCCAGTCAAAAACATCGTCAAG GAGAAGACCATCGAGGCGGAGAGACTCAtcaagatgggagagagagatgacagccTGCCCCCTGAGTTTAGGCCAAGCGAGGAGGACCTGAAG gcACTACCACAAGTTCAGCCAGACGTCAGACCCAAACAG AAGTCCATGGATGACTCCACGGCTCTTGACCTCCTGTCCAGTGATTTCTCCACCTGTCCTGTTGCACCTGCACCTCCTGCTGCTGTCTTCACAGTCCCTGTGGAGGCTCCTgct gcgccagctccagctccagtgcTAGATGCTCTGGCAGACACTCTGATCCCAAAGGCGGTCACAGAGGTCAAACCCAAAGAGCAGAAGCCAAAGGTCAGCCAGgagggcacacacaccacatctgaG TCAAAGAGTGGAAAATCAAAGTCCAAATCAAAG AAACCAGCAACAGAAGACTCGTCGGCTCTAGATATGTTATCTGACCAGCTGACCTCTGACGTAGTGCCCACAAAGAAGGGAGGCAAGAGTTAG
- the cast gene encoding calpastatin isoform X18 has product MGQILSWFRGPTHDGQTLQDVTVEEQSQTKPATAIPAAQVAVKPAQYEVQREVGPPKAHASAPEKRAPAAKPDVKPKEVTKPLSTDEALDSLSAGFMHSAPPAPQKKKETKVEDLAAIDALSAGFSNFAPPPPASTKSPAPPADKKAKKEKAGGDFSLMGALSSPPPDAKPKTDEGGSMSLDALSALGDTLAAAEPVPEPPKLRPEDIVSEAKLKSEKGVRVGEREDSLPPEYRFKEKDLKKYPAPKPEPSMDPTAALDILSGDFTSSSAAPAVHAPVITPSAPPQPAKVDDFSLDALAEDFAAPAVAPAPQMIACDFGLVAPAVAPAKISAPAPPPPATKAPAVPAFDEGGSMSLDALSALGDTLAAAEPVPEPPKLRPEDIVSEAKLKSEKGVRVGEREDSLPPEYRFKEKDLKKYPAPKPEPSMDPTAALDILSGDFTSSSAAPAVHAPVITPSAPPQPAKVDDFSLDALAEDFAAPAVAPPPRMIACDFGLVAPAVAPAAVQSSVCSAAERQLSSGTCDALDALSDTLMDTTPVPQPAPVPVKNIVKEKTIEAERLIKMGERDDSLPPEFRPSEEDLKALPQVQPDVRPKQKSMDDSTALDLLSSDFSTCPVAPAPPAAVFTVPVEAPAAPAPAPVLDALADTLIPKAVTEVKPKEQKPKVSQEGTHTTSESKSGKSKSKSKKPATEDSSALDMLSDQLTSDVVPTKKGGKS; this is encoded by the exons tctCAGACCAAACCGGCCACCGCAATCCCAGCAGCACAGGTTGCTGTGAAGCCTGCGCAGTATGAG GTACAGAGGGAGGTAGGCCCTCCGAAAGCCCACGCCAGTGCTCCG GAGAAGAGGGCCCCAGCTGCCAAACCAGACGTGAAGCCCAAGGAGGTGACG aaacCTCTGAGCACAGATGAGGCGTTGGATTCACTGTCTGCAGGCTTCATGCACTCTGCTCCCCCAGCCCcacagaagaagaaggagaca AAAGTCGAGGATTTAGCAGCCATTGATGCCTTGTCAGCTGGCTTCTCAAACTTTGCACCACCACCTCCTGCTTCCACAAAg TCCCCTGCACCTCCTGCTGATAAGAAGGCTAAAAAGGAGAAG gCTGGTGGTGATTTCTCCCTGATGGGAGCACTGAGCTCTCCACCTCCCGATGCTAAACCAAAGACTGATGAG GGCGGCTCCATGTCTCTGGATGCCCTCAGTGCTCTAGGAGACACTCTGGCTGCAGCGGAGCCCGTACCAGAGCCCCCCAAACTCAGACCCGAGGACATCGTTTCG gAGGCCAAGCTGAAGTCTGAGAAGGGTGTGAGAGTAGGTGAGAGAGAAGACTCCCTCCCCCCTGAGTATCGCTTTAAAGAGAAGGACCTCAAAAAATACCCAGCCCCTAAACccgag CCCTCCATGGACCCGACTGCAGCCCTGGACATCCTGTCTGGTGACTTCACGTCCTCCAGTGCTGCCCCTGCTGTCCACGCCCCCGTCATCACCCCCTCTGCACCCCCACAACCG GCTAAAGTAGACGACTTCTCTTTGGATGCCCTGGCAGAAGACTTTGCAGCTCCCGCCGTTGCCCCTGCACCACAAATG ATCGCATGTGACTTTGGACTGGTCGCTCCTGCTGTAGCTCCTGCCAAG ATCTCTGCCCcagcccctcctcctcctgccaccAAGGCCCCAGCAGTGCCTGCCTTTGATGAG GGCGGCTCCATGTCTCTGGATGCCCTCAGTGCTCTAGGAGACACTCTGGCTGCAGCGGAGCCCGTACCAGAGCCCCCCAAACTCCGACCCGAGGACATCGTTTCG gAGGCCAAGCTGAAGTCTGAGAAGGGTGTGAGAGTAGGTGAGAGAGAAGACTCCCTCCCCCCTGAGTATCGCTTTAAAGAGAAGGACCTCAAAAAATACCCAGCCCCTAAACccgag CCCTCCATGGACCCGACTGCAGCCCTGGACATCCTGTCTGGTGACTTCACGTCCTCCAGTGCTGCCCCTGCTGTCCACGCCCCCGTCATCACCCCCTCAGCACCCCCACAACCG GCTAAAGTAGACGACTTCTCTTTGGATGCCCTGGCAGAAGACTTTGCAGCTCCCGCCGTTGCCCCTCCACCACGAATG ATTGCATGTGACTTTGGACTGGTCGCCCCTGCTGTAGCACCTGCAGCCGTTCAGTCCTCAGTGTGTTCAGCAGCTGAAAGACag ttgtcaTCGGGGACGTGCGATGCCCTTGATGCTCTCTCAGACACATTAATGGACACAACCCCAGTTCCCCAGCCCGCCCCTGTCCCAGTCAAAAACATCGTCAAG GAGAAGACCATCGAGGCGGAGAGACTCAtcaagatgggagagagagatgacagccTGCCCCCTGAGTTTAGGCCAAGCGAGGAGGACCTGAAG gcACTACCACAAGTTCAGCCAGACGTCAGACCCAAACAG AAGTCCATGGATGACTCCACGGCTCTTGACCTCCTGTCCAGTGATTTCTCCACCTGTCCTGTTGCACCTGCACCTCCTGCTGCTGTCTTCACAGTCCCTGTGGAGGCTCCTgct gcgccagctccagctccagtgcTAGATGCTCTGGCAGACACTCTGATCCCAAAGGCGGTCACAGAGGTCAAACCCAAAGAGCAGAAGCCAAAGGTCAGCCAGgagggcacacacaccacatctgaG TCAAAGAGTGGAAAATCAAAGTCCAAATCAAAG AAACCAGCAACAGAAGACTCGTCGGCTCTAGATATGTTATCTGACCAGCTGACCTCTGACGTAGTGCCCACAAAGAAGGGAGGCAAGAGTTAG